Proteins encoded within one genomic window of Marasmius oreades isolate 03SP1 chromosome 4, whole genome shotgun sequence:
- a CDS encoding uncharacterized protein (BUSCO:EOG0926009O) has translation MGNLNNITRNLKSDKIRDRQEGLASIKEAFSKDKVLSTFGVNKQGKSDSGAWLALFQALFECCTQEKLAATKKTTQSVASAEKRLAEAARTIRWMVERTKHLMTKKVSSAVFDHLRQLMIHKGALLGPVVLDYVKALQTMLDYGPHLDHLEEERWLDMVELSLNVILGDPVRATFGEDDDLDAAENIPPSTPASTEDGDEMYVDDTNEDEDEGISRPRKRRRTETPPTTGFRPSASQPRASSNRITVAPEQIAFMSLLATLISSPSSPFTSDHYPYLPSSVLGRLHRFLQRYPTDTTLHHDFLRVLTSTLTHISYNDAAVVTKFTYKSWDSLVKLWSTKNKTLKEGLISVFRMLFPFLALGSKGSQCSEMLWNLWNALSAEAESKWGLDLLSMESLRLELRGEDTREEKEAFVANVFRAGCNFDRPQAMMWSILELQADCIEKLYHHSESIHSLSPPVRPTQTQGKRARIENPLSIVLSSIRTQMSLAPRIYHLQVLLFFIDRHWSVLHRELKTEVFATLLQFISADDKDGTVQNWIMLCFAAIASTDFSLSDNSSYLTATQPSSSISIPTQILRDASPSWEQVWTHAIRRTNISALCRTACHAALAILSHPNLQSTRRRAFARPPLSPQRAVTDIEALLKDLDVQGPSSPYDSVCAFLSTCLRVINQDVRIFRMQLEDKVLSWLTGFWQLGHIDVLPHVQFYLVQDVLDLLETICACSKRSSLLCRTPLPPCLTVDTLVTWEKMRIIREFVLEAQLPAFRPNADHDETSRHPDSISTASTSIPSEADICEPRVREKRISGFFLKSIESLASQWQELQSKDIRPRAESVKQLLDIAVIALSFESILFLNGIRCDKRSIRTACKLIELVAPALADSRWTFDEKCFILQALEPLVTIGMESYDDAPWIAMLTARKSTGVRYEVLRTLMPDQHRGNASRSATIEHLRALWTHFEIQSCFADVFATLRNLLHGIVSDDIEGTKKTLDVDDRDGFGPIKTADGDLVGFSDDKSSSVRFAKMCINFMSVAPLLQSSSGEPTRDQDLIELIIEAASAKTEVFLAICPTLLNNVRNSNLYLSMNNVDLLLDKWGSIARMHAYARSAYSQLLVIRILDASIPLWLSSSAVNLGVGGKVRSVLDYLITNLEKKRLTWKVRDSFARLLEKYIDNDPLQRFWRQNDVPGLPSQLLPEMNGDSDVRVRFRVSAISARLFEFAARVDLVPMVLYDQVRKHYSVDIQRHEHIVTRILSLGNIMIVSSAVRRGPYWHLLETYYHAERFAPYLEATLQEVARRIGLKPFSTLFEAYASQMAYTIRQAHHNILRVPPHLLGYKDHKERAVATFRFFTPDNILARGNDVERGKGLFRGHCEAIQKRPEDGLRECFGDIFAYALLLWVKKMGDSNQTLEDQTFIKELAAIFEWSEGDVRLVLREKVDNVVSSILRTLNDQDVSSEGPIRSVLRLLDDGGTSILTFERLTKYRSTADFEIHEPNLPRFGTWVVLVAINTVLSWVADVDHDALTYHVLQELFSSVESSSLVNEQIRLINAITIWIALQHGRFRNHTLLHTVIRGECSILAQVELARSAQSILEWCFSCYCENGHRDARFPDVLVRIACVCCDYRKDSLSTRVSTMGDDLVSWIDSQAFAISEANALAGQVQIALTAWPHPVPTKLNELSSSLSIDSLSKILDENCISSNKFRVVHRLLQEAGSGTVEASHFAQYDFWDLKECIPSKDKLEDDDVLAFASLLLLNKGTISSFGSEQLLAGPKRRRRVRGRQVNHNSTDTPERSLIISLLTLLECGDANRRHAAYRTLRALLVGLYAQRDVFHSWPSQYDDEVGFLGKFDSPMSTSSKRRLGELNTEDFFDASNCFEKWIGKTSILLSEILAESKAFYAQLPPILDTDASFAEEILPVLVQTVLQDPSESESGRAHASILSSYFSGVLSSKTTNASCRRCIIEIVLHLRNVKPNSNDALAHEKWLTIDYLILAQNAIACGAYTTALLFLELGDDQRRSQPSKAPNDITAYEVEVEKVMYDIYANIDEPDGFYGIKTQNHHEFLMRRFHHEDQWEKAFRFHGAALEADTNNITEAEGLLQSFHSYGFDHLATGTLLNTVAPEKPNLALTYQLGWRTETWDLPDVEDEHSSGASLYLALRALHRERDYRVSETIVKDVFFREMEHLRSLGSENIASIRETTRNLMSLSQVTAWMSKLDKSPDNVLEAWSDYPITDSGFQFSDFCNIMATRISLLRSARHREERQQIGNMRSCLSQALLEGEKHCLIQLARIAREARHSQIALNSVTRARKLEESLSTSFTVSEEHASVLWLHQEEKLAVDLLKDLRANLPVVSKDDLSSEEALRRALLNACLGSWTAEACLEKHSEIWKECFATAITLLQSTSHREEGETRASVYHKAAIFAEHQYYAIVRSPETIRWRVYLERKQKEIAVLQEQRKRYRENTKEHEELGSLITRAKKVMLQDQEANKRQSDSRKEYLGHAIDMYSRCLEESDSFDQDAPIRLCSLWLGNFDDSKMGEAFRVAIERVPSRKFVFLAHQLTARLSADSPAQKILQRLILRMNLEHPFHSLYQVLLLNPPRGEADSSRRSSARNLKSLSPGTPTERANAAKEILDRIRNESSQDRLLAIEKFCFAALQWADHPIKKDKNIKTGSYDIPSHLVILKLKLAHPKVPVITVHTPVDLTMRYEDCIWIDKYDSKYTTAGGLSKPKICVCRGSDGQSYKQLFKGEESDDLRQDAVMEQVFQLVNAVLQRDPETRRRLLRVRDYKVIPLDTQAGVLEFVNDTMPLRSWLTTAHVKYRPQDRKDVASWWSRLSSNNAGKEIHKDPEERLRIYRETRKVFRPVMRYWFTEKHKTPISWFGMRLNYTRSVATTSIVGHVLGLGDRHTSNILLDSKSGEVVHIDLGLAFDQGNLLPVPESVPFRMTEDMEDGMGMSGTEGVFQRCAEETMRVLREGSEVIMTVLEVFRHDPLHNWTMNDMKMQKIQHQSNCQHTVTTANIPGLSINMASGNAEEDADRALSSVARKLDKTLSVATVVRGLVAEAKDPANLSSLYHGWGPFY, from the exons ATGGGGAACCTAAACAATATCACACGAAATCTCAAGAGCGACAAGATTAGAGACCGACAGGAGGGCCTTGCCTCTATCAAGGAAGCTTTCTCCAAAGACAAGGTTCTCAGCACATTCGGCGTCAATAAGCAAGGTAAATCAGACTCTGGAGCTTGGCTTGCTTTATTCCAAGCTTTATTCGAATGCTGCACTCAAGAGAAGCTAGCggcgacgaagaagacgacgCAGAGTGTCGCGTCGGCAGAGAAGAGGCTGGCGGAGGCAGCAAGGACGATTCGGTGGATGGTTGAAAGAACGAAACATTTGATGACGAAGAAAGTTTCCTCTGCTGTCTTTGACCATCTAAGACAGTTGATGATTCACAAGGGTGCATTGCTAGGACCGGTTGTATTGGATTATGTGAAGGCTTTGCAAACCATGCTGGATTACGGGCCTCATCTGGACCATTTGGAAGAGGAAAGGTGGCTGGACATGGTAGAACTCTCGTTAAACGTTATTCTGGGAGATCCTGTTAGGGCTACTTTCGGGGAGGATGACGATTTAGATGCTGCAGAAAATATTCCGCCTTCCACTCCAGCATCGACGGAGGACGGTGATGAAATGTATGTCGATGATACGAacgaagacgaggatgaaggaaTATCACGCCCGAGAAAGCGCAGACGAACAGAAACACCCCCGACAACTGGATTTCGCCCAAGCGCGAGTCAACCTCGAGCGTCTAGTAACCGAATCACCGTCGCGCCGGAGCAAATTGCTTTCATGTCCCTCCTTGCTACCCTGATATCCTCCCCTTCATCGCCTTTCACTTCTGATCACTATCCTTATCTCCCGTCCTCGGTCTTGGGCCGACTTCATCGGTTCCTTCAACGATATCCAACCGACACAACGCTTCACCACGATTTTCTACGCGTTCTAACATCGACTTTAACCCATATATCGTACAACGATGCGGCGGTGGTGACCAAATTTACATACAAGAGTTGGGACAGCTTGGTCAAACTATGGTCAACAAAGAACAAGACCCTCAAGGAGGGACTGATATCTGTCTTTCGGATGTTATTCCCATTCCTCGCCCTAGGATCAAAGGGTTCGCAATGTTCTGAGATGTTATGGAACTTATGGAACGCATTGAGTGCAGAAGCTGAAAGCAAGTGGGGATTGGACCTACTGTCAATGGAGAGTTTGCGACTAGAGCTTCGCGGGGAAGACACtcgagaagagaaggaggctTTCGTTGCAAACGTCTTCAGAGCAGGATGCAACTTTGATCGGCCACAAGCAATGATGTGGTCAATACTCGAGTTACAGGCAGACTGTATTGAAAAG CTTTATCATCACTCTGAATCCATACACTCGCTTTCGCCACCAGTCAGACCGACTCAAACCCAGGGGAAGCGGGCTAGAATTGAAAATCCTTTGTCTATCGTGCTTTCATCCATCCGAACCCAAATGTCATTAGCCCCAAGAATCTACCATCTCCaagttttgttgttttttatTGACAGGCATTGGAGTGTTCTACATCGTGAATTGAAGACAGAGGTCTTTGCCACTCTCCTCCAGTTCATATCTGCCGATGATAAAGATGGGACGGTTCAGAATTGGATCATGTTGTGCTTTGCTGCCATCGCTTCCACTGATTTTTCTTTGAGTGATAACTCGTCATATCTGACTGCTACCCAACCATCGTCGTCCATCTCCATTCCTACACAAATTCTACGCGATGCATCCCCATCATGGGAACAGGTTTGGACCCACGCCATTCGCCGTACAAATATCTCAGCACTCTGTCGTACCGCTTGCCATGCGGCACTCGCTATTTTATCCCATCCTAACCTTCAATCGACACGGAGAAGGGCTTTCGCACGCCCTCCACTTTCTCCGCAGCGCGCCGTGACTGATATCGAAGCGTTGTTGAAGGATTTGGACGTTCAAGGTCCCTCATCTCCATACGATTCTGTGTGTGCTTTCCTATCAACTTGTCTACGAGTTATCAATCAGGATGTCCGTATATTCCGTATGCAACTCGAAGACAAGGTGTTGAGCTGGCTTACGGGCTTTTGGCAACTGGGTCATATCGATGTTCTCCCTCATGTCCAGTTTTACCTCGTCCAAGACGTTTTAGATTTGTTGGAGACCATCTGTGCGTGTTCCAAGCGAAGTTCCTTACTTTGCAGGACTCCATTGCCCCCTTGTCTTACGGTAGACACCTTGGTCACTTGGGAGAAGATGAGGATCATTCGTGAATTTGTGCTGGAGGCGCAGTTACCGGCCTTTCGGCCTAATGCTGATCATGATGAAACATCTCGCCACCCGGATTCCATATCAACCGCTTCTACTTCTATTCCCTCCGAAGCGGACATTTGTGAACCACGGGTTAGGGAGAAGAGAATCTCTGGTTTTTTCCTCAAATCCATTGAATCGTTAGCATCCCAATGGCAAGAATTGCAATCGAAAGATATTCGACCGAGGGCGGAATCCGTGAAACAGCTATTGGACATTGCGGTCATCGCGCTTTCGTTCGAGTCTATTCTGTTTCTGAACGGTATTCGTTGCGACAAGCGATCAATCCGCACGGCTTGCAAGTTGATAGAACTCGTCGCGCCTGCATTGGCCGATAGCCGATGGACTTTTGACGAGAAATGTTTTATCTTGCAAGCCCTTGAGCCATTGGTTACCATAGGCATGGAATCATACGACGATGCACCCTGGATTGCTATGTTGACTGCTAGAAAATCGACGGGTGTTCGGTACGAGGTGTTGCGCACGTTAATGCCCGACCAACATAGAGGGAACGCGTCACGTTCGGCCACAATAGAACATCTCCGGGCTTTGTGGACCCACTTTGAG ATCCAAAGCTGCTTCGCCGACGTCTTTGCCACGCTTCGGAATCTTTTACATGGAATTGTTTCAGACGATATAGAGGGTACGAAGAAGACGTTGGATGTTGACGATAGGGATGGTTTTGGGCCAATCAAAACGGCTGATGGAGACTTGGTTGGGTTTAGCGACGACAAATCGTCGTCGGTGCGGTTTGCAAAAATGTGCATCAACTTTATGTCCGTCGCGCCGTTGTTGCAGTCATCATCTGGGGAACCTACGAGAGATCAAGATCTCATCGAACTTATCATCGAGGCTGCTTCAGCTAAGACGGAGGTTTTCCTTGCGATCTGTCCGACCCTCCTCAATAACGTGCGAAACTCCAACTTGTATTTGTCGATGAATAACGTGGACCTCCTACTCGACAAATGGGGAAGTATCGCGCGCATGCATGCATATGCACGGAGCGCATATTCTCAGCTCCTAGTTATCCGAATATTGGATGCAAGTATACCCCTTTGGCTTTCCTCATCAGCTGTGAACCTTGGCGTAGGTGGCAAGGTTCGCTCAGTCCTTGACTATCTCATAACCAATCTTGAGAAAAAGAGGCTTACATGGAAAGTACGAGACTCGTTTGCTCGTCTGCTTGAAAAATATATCGATAACGATCCTCTCCAACGGTTCTGGAGACAAAACGATGTTCCTGGTCTTCCAAGTCAACTGCTTCCAGAGATGAATGGAGATTCAGACGTTCGGGTGAGGTTTAGGGTGTCTGCCATCAGTGCGCGTCTCTTTGAATTTGCTGCTCGAGTCGATCtggttcctatggttctctACGATCAAGTCCGAAAACATTATTCCGTTGATATTCAAAG GCATGAACATATCGTTACCCGAATTCTATCACTCGGCAATATCATGATCGTGAGCTCAGCAGTTCGACGCGGCCCATACTGGCATTTGCTGGAAACCTACTATCATGCAGAGAGGTTTGCACCGTATCTAGAAGCTACGTTGCAAGAGGTTGCGCGACGCATTGGTTTGAAACCATTCTCGACCTTGTTCGAAGCTTATGCTTCCCAGATGGCATACACCATTCGGCAAGCCCATCACAACATTCTTCGCGTACCACCTCATCTCCTTGGATACAAAGATCATAAAGAAAGGGCCGTTGCGACTTTCCGATTTTTCACTCCTGACAACATCCTTGCTCGTGGCAATGATGTCGAACGTGGAAAAGGGTTGTTTCGGGGTCACTGCGAAGCTATTCAAAAACGGCCCGAAGATGGCTTACGAGAGTGTTTTGGCGACATCTTTGCGTACGCACTACTCTTATGGGTAAAGAAGATGGGCGATTCTAACCAGACATTGGAGGATCAAACATTCATTAAAGAGTTGGCGGCCATATTTGAATGGTCCGAGGGTGATGTCAGGCTTGTCTTACGGGAGAAGGTTGATAATGTGGTCTCATCCATCCTCCGCACCTTAAATGATCAGGACGTTTCGTCTGAGGGACCGATTAGGAGTGTTCTTCGCTTACTGGATGACGGAGGAACAAGTATCCTCACCTTCGAGAGGTTAACTAAGTACAGGTCTACTGCAGATTTTGAGATCCATGAACCAAATCTCCCGAGGTTCGGGACATGGGTCGTTCTAGTCGCGATAAACACGGTGCTCAGCTGGGTGGCTGATGTTGACCACGACGCCCTGACTTACCACGTGTTACAAGAATTGTTTTCCTCCGTCGAATCCTCGTCTCTGGTGAATGAGCAGATTAGATTGATCAATGCCATCACAATTTGGATTGCACTTCAGCATGGACGATTTCGAAATCACACCTTGCTTCATACAGTAATTCGCGGGGAATGTTCAATACTTGCGCAGGTCGAACTAGCTCGGTCTGCCCAATCGATCCTTGAATGGTGTTTCAGCTGCTACTGTGAAAACGGTCACCGAGATGCTCGCTTTCCGGACGTCCTCGTCCGTATCGCCTGCGTGTGCTGCGACTATCGGAAAGACTCGCTGAGCACCAGGGTGTCTACGATGGGAGATGACCTTGTGTCCTGGATAGATAGCCAGGCGTTTGCCATTTCCGAGGCGAACGCTCTCGCTGGGCAGGTGCAGATCGCCCTTACGGCTTGGCCACACCCTGTTCCAACGAAACTGAATGAACTGTCTTCCTCTTTGTCCATCGATAGTTTGTCGAAGATATTGGACGAGAACTGTATCTCATCTAACAAGTTCCGCGTCGTACACCGGCTACTTCAAGAGGCTGGTTCTGGAACGGTAGAAGCTTCTCATTTTGCCCAATACGACTTTTGGGACCTTAAGGAATGCATTCCATCTAAGGATAAATTGGAGGACGATGACGTGCTTGCCTTTGCTTCATTGCTTCTGCTGAACAAAGGCACCATCAGCAGCTTTGGGAGCGAGCAACTCCTTGCTGGACCGAAACGTAGGCGCCGTGTTCGGGGTCGTCAAGTTAACCACAATTCCACCGATACACCGGAACGTTCTCTTATCATTTCCTTGCTTACCTTGTTGGAGTGTGGAGATGCTAATCGTCGTCATGCTGCTTATCGAACTTTACGCGCCCTTCTGGTGGGCTTGTACGCTCAACGTGATGTTTTTCACTCTTGGCCCTCGCAGTATGATGATGAAGTAGGTTTTCTTGGGAAGTTTGATTCGCCCATGTCAACTTCATCGAAACGCAGATTAGGGGAGCTGAACACGGAAGACTTCTTCGATGCCTCCAATTGTTTCGAAAAATGGATCGGGAAGACATCCATACTCCTCAGCGAAATTCTTGCCGAgtcaaaggctttctatgcaCAATTGCCCCCTATTCTCGATACCGATGCATCCTTCGCCGAGGAGATATTACCCGTGCTTGTGCAAACGGTATTGCAAGATCCAAGTGAGTCAGAGTCAGGAAGGGCTCATGCATCGATATTGTCCAGTTACTTTTCCGGTGTTCTCTCCTCGAAGACAACGAACGCCTCTTGTCGCAGGTGCATCATTGAAATCGTTTTACACCTCCGGAACGTCAAGCCCAACTCAAATGACGCTCTTGCACATGAAAAATGGCTCACGATTGACTACCTAATACTCGCCCAGAACGCGATAGCTTGTGGAGCGTATACTACCGCCCTTCTCTTTCTGGAACTTGGGGATGATCAGAGAAGGTCTCAGCCATCAAAAGCACCAAACGACATCACCGCCTACGAGGTGGAAGTTGAAAAAGTGATGTATGACATCTATGCCAATATCGATGAGCCGGATGGTTTCTACGGTATCAAAACTCAGAACCATCACGAATTCCTTATGAGGCGCTTCCACCACGAGGATCAGTGGGAGAAAGCCTTCCGTTTTCACGGCGCCGCCTTAGAGGCAGATACGAATAACATAACTGAAGCTGAAGGTCTGCTACAGTCCTTCCATTCGTATGGTTTTGATCATCTCGCCAcgggaactcttctgaacaCCGTTGCGCCCGAGAAACCTAATCTAGCCCTGACCTACCAGTTAGGTTGGCGCACCGAGACGTGGGATCTTCCAGACGTGGAAGATGAACATTCCTCGGGGGCTTCCCTCTATCTCGCCCTTCGAGCTTTACACCGGGAACGCGACTATCGTGTATCAGAAACTATAGTCAAGGATGTCTTTTTCAGAGAAATGGAGCATCTTCGCTCTCTCGGCTCAGAGAACATTGCTTCTATACGTGAAACGACCCGCAACCTGATGTCGCTGAGCCAGGTGACTGCCTGGATGAGCAAACTCGACAAATCGCCAGATAATGTGCTCGAGGCGTGGAGCGATTACCCGATAACAGATTCTGGGTTTCA GTTCTCTGATTTTTGCAACATCATGGCCACCCGCATATCTCTTCTAAGGTCTGCACGACACAGAGAAGAGCGCCAGCAAATTGGGAATATGAGATCATGTCTCAGTCAAGCACTATTGGAGGGTGAGAAGCATTGTCTGATACAGCTGGCACGCATTGCACGGGAAGCTAGACACAGTCAGATAGCTCTCAATTCGGTGACACGTGCGAGGAAATTGGAAGAGTCACTCTCAACTTCCTTCACAGTCTCTGAAGAGCATGCTTCTGTGTTATGGTTGCATCAAGAAGAAAAGCTTGCAGTTGACCTACTGAAAGACTTGAGGGCTAACCTACCGGTGGTTAGCAAGGATGATCTATCGTCCGAAGAGGCACTCCGGCGAGCTTTGTTGAACGCGTGTCTT GGCTCCTGGACCGCTGAAGCGTGTTTGGAAAAACATAGTGAAATCTGGAAGGAGTGTTTCGCCACCGCAATTACCTTACTACAGTCTACATCCCATCGTGAAGAGGGCGAGACTCGTGCGTCCGTTTACCACAAAGCGGCTATATTTGCAGAGCATCAATACTATGCAATCGTGCGGTCACCAGAGACCATTCGCTGGAGGGTCTACCTAGAGCGAAAGCAAAAAGAGATTGCAGTACTTCAAGAACAACGCAAGCGATACAGAGAAAATACAAAAGAACATGAGGAACTCGGTAGTCTCATCACTCGAGCCAAGAAAGTTATGCTACAAGACCAGGAAGCGAACAAACGGCAGAGCGACTCTCGCAAGGAGTATCTAGGACACGCTATCGACATGTACTCTCGATGCTTAGAGGAGTCGGACAGTTTCGACCAGGACGCTCCGATCCGTCTATGCTCCCTATGGCTAGGCAACTTCGATGATTCTAAAATGGGGGAAGCTTTCCGTGTGGCAATTGAACGTGTCCCATCGCGAAAGTTTGTTTTCCTTGCT CACCAACTTACGGCAAGACTCTCCGCAGATAGTCCAGCCCAAAAGATTTTGCAGCGTTTGATCCTCCGTATGAATTTGGAACATCCGTTCCATAGCCTGTACCAGGTACTTTTACTAAACCCACCTCGAGGAGAAGCGGATTCTTCACGAAGGTCTTCAGCTCGCAACCTGAAGTCCCTCTCACCTGGTACCCCGACGGAGCGTGCGAACGCAGCGAAAGAAATTCTGGACCGTATTCGAAATGAATCTAGTCAAGATCGTCTGCTAGCTATTGAAAAGTTTTGTTTTGCCGCCCTTCAGTGGGCCGATCATCCTATCAAGAAGGATAAGAACATTAAGACTGGTTCCTACGATATTCCATCCCACTTAGTCATTCTCAAGCTAAAGCTTGCCCACCCGAAGGTCCCAGTTATCACCGTGCACACTCCGGTCGACCTTACGATGCGATACGAGGACTGCATTTGGATCGATAAATACGACTCAAAATATACCACCGCCGGTGGGCTAAGCAAGCCTAAAATCTGTGTTTGTCGAGGTTCTGACGGTCAGTCATATAAGCAACTA TTCAAGGGCGAAGAAAGCGATGACCTCCGGCAAGACGCTGTCATGGAACAGGTCTTTCAACTTGTCAACGCCGTTCTACAACGCGATCCTGAGACGAGGCGAAGACTCCTTCGTGTTCGCGACTACAAAGTCATTCCCCTAGACACTCAAGCAGGTGTGTTGGAGTTCGTTAACGATACAATGCCTCTTCGTAGCTGGTTGACTACCGCCCATGTCAA GTATAGGCCTCAGGATCGGAAGGACGTCGCGAGTTGGTGGAGTAGACTTTCTTCGAACAATGCGGGAAAGGAAATTCACAAGGATCCGGAAGAGCGCCTCCGAATCTATCGTGAAACTAGAAAGGTCTTCCGACCCGTTATGCGTTACTGGTTCACTGAAAAGCACAAGACTCCGATCTCATGGTTCGGGATGCGACTCAATTATACGCGCAGCGTTGCTACGACCTCCATTGTTGGTCATGTTCTGGGATTAGGTGACCGCCATACCTCGAATATCCTTTTGGATAGTAAGAGTGGTGAGGTTGTTCATATAGATCTGGGTTTGGCCTTCGACCAG GGAAATTTATTACCTGTACCCGAGTCGGTTCCCTTCAGAATGACTGAAGACATGGAAGATGGTATGGGAATGTCTGGTACTGAGGGTGTCTTCCAGCGTTGTGCAGAAGAAACCATGCGAGTGCTACGTGAGGGCTCGGAGGTAATCATGACGGTGTTGGAGGTGTTCCGGCACGACCCGTTACATAACTG GACCATGAACGACATGAAAATGCAAAAGATTCAACACCAATCTAACTGCCAGCACACCGTCACCACTGCAAATATTCCCGGTCTCAGCATCAACATGGCTAGCGGTAATGCAGAAGAAGACGCTGACCGCGCTTTGAGTTCAGTCGCAAGAAAGTTAGACAAGACGCTCAGCGTCGCCACGGTCGTTCGCGGACTGGTGGCCGAGGCGAAAGATCCGGCTAACTTGAGTAGTCTATATCATG GTTGGGGTCCGTTCTATTAA